Proteins encoded by one window of Lycium barbarum isolate Lr01 chromosome 11, ASM1917538v2, whole genome shotgun sequence:
- the LOC132618201 gene encoding ras-related protein RABB1c-like, with protein MSYAYLFKYIIIGDTGVGKSCLLLQFTDKRFQPVHDLTIGVEFGARMITIDNKPIKLQIWDTAGQESFRSITRSYYRGAAGALLVYDITRRETFNHLASWLEDARQHANANMSIMLIGNKCDLAHRRAVSTEEGEQFAKENGLIFMEASAKTAQNVEEAFIRTASTIYKKIQDGVFDVSNESYGIKVGYGGIPGPSGGRDGAASQGGGCCT; from the exons ATGTCTTACGCCTATCTATTCAAGTATATCATCATCGGCGATACCG GTGTTGGAAAATCATGTCTTCTTTTGCAGTTTACGGACAAACGATTTCAACCGGTCCATGACTTGACCATTGGGGTTGAGTTTGGGGCTAGAATGATCACAATAGACAACAAGCCCATAAAACTGCAGATCTGGGACACA GCTGGTCAAGAATCATTCAGATCTATCACGAGGTCATACTACCGAGGTGCTGCTGGGGCACTActtgtttatgatattacaaG GAGGGAAACATTTAATCACCTAGCTAGTTGGCTGGAAGATGCAAGGCAGCATGCAAATGCAAACATGAGCATAATGCTGATAGGAAACAAGTGTGATCTGGCTCACAGAAGGGCCGTAAGCACGGAGGAAGGGGAGCAATTTGCCAAGGAGAATGGGTTAATATTTATGGAGGCCTCTGCCAAAACAGCTCAGAACGTCGAAGAG GCTTTCATCAGAACAGCCTCAACAATCTATAAGAAAATACAGGATGGAGTGTTTGATGTATCGAATGAG TCTTATGGAATAAAAGTTGGATATGGAGGTATTCCCGGGCCTTCAGGTGGAAGAGATGGAGCTGCTTCTCAGGGAGGGGGTTGTTGTACTTGA